Proteins from a single region of Verrucomicrobiia bacterium:
- the rfbB gene encoding dTDP-glucose 4,6-dehydratase, whose amino-acid sequence MNLLVTGGAGFIGSHLLRHLLRQPEITRLVNLDCLTYAGRAENLDGLDRDPRYTFEPVDLREKTEVRRVILDHAIDHVLHLAAESHVDRSIAGPDAFIHTNILGTYHLLEACRDAWLSAPGQLRPRPGPSPRFHHVSTDEVYGSLGPGQFFTESSPYAPNSPYSASKASSDLLVRAYHRTYGLPSVLTHCSNNYGPRQFPEKLIPVVIQSALERRPIPVYGDGQYVRDWLYVADHASALWTVLQHGRNGESYTVGGRNEWPNLRIVERICDLIDEFRPDLGGHSRNLIAFVKDRPGHDRRYAIDCSRIEKELGWKPAHTFDVGLRETVRWYLDHQDWVRSALQASAKACR is encoded by the coding sequence ATGAATCTCCTCGTCACAGGCGGCGCCGGCTTCATCGGCAGCCACCTGCTCCGCCACCTGCTCCGCCAGCCTGAAATCACCCGCCTCGTCAACCTCGACTGTCTCACCTACGCCGGCCGCGCGGAAAACCTCGATGGCCTCGATCGCGATCCCCGTTACACCTTCGAACCCGTCGATCTCCGCGAAAAAACCGAAGTCCGCCGCGTCATCCTCGATCACGCCATCGACCACGTCCTGCACCTCGCCGCCGAGAGCCATGTGGACCGTTCCATCGCCGGACCCGACGCCTTCATCCACACCAACATCCTCGGCACCTATCACCTCCTCGAAGCCTGCCGCGACGCCTGGCTCTCCGCCCCCGGTCAACTGCGCCCTCGCCCCGGCCCCTCCCCCCGCTTCCACCACGTCAGCACCGACGAGGTGTACGGCAGTCTCGGTCCCGGACAGTTCTTCACCGAATCCTCCCCCTACGCCCCCAACTCCCCGTACTCCGCCAGCAAGGCCTCCAGCGATCTGCTCGTCCGAGCCTACCACCGCACCTACGGCCTCCCCTCCGTCCTCACCCACTGCTCCAATAATTACGGCCCCCGCCAGTTCCCGGAAAAACTCATCCCCGTCGTCATCCAGTCCGCCCTCGAACGACGCCCCATTCCGGTGTACGGCGACGGACAGTACGTCCGCGACTGGCTCTACGTCGCCGACCACGCCTCCGCCCTCTGGACCGTCCTCCAACACGGGCGCAATGGCGAATCCTACACCGTCGGCGGACGGAACGAATGGCCCAACCTCCGCATCGTCGAGCGCATCTGCGACCTCATCGACGAGTTCCGCCCCGACCTCGGCGGCCATTCCCGCAACCTCATCGCCTTCGTCAAGGACCGCCCCGGACACGACCGCCGCTATGCCATCGACTGCTCCAGGATCGAAAAGGAGCTTGGCTGGAAGCCGGCCCATACCTTTGATGTCGGCCTGCGCGAGACCGTCCGCTGGTACCTCGATCACCAGGACTGGGTGCGCTCCGCGCTTCAAGCATCCGCCAAGGCCTGCCGATAA
- a CDS encoding outer membrane beta-barrel protein, which yields MNPNPRTSTPRLGRFLPAGLAAAILGWTGAAVAQESPDLPPPTTPAAPADAQPSSDPVPDLSQPDPGPTPILPAEPRPWYQPGTPTPPRLDGFGLPQDPATRRPSPTSASGYQDWTSPPPWIPEGTPIPPSWADPDASTGPFQQPGLGTSSFGTALLPAAPPPARSFGSTPPIAVGPFDLRPSLAYRVVYGSGILSGPGRESATWQHSITPGLTLYAGDHWTVRYAPSIRLYSADAYDTAVNHMVTLDGWAAWQNWRFRLNHASALTEDPLIETARQTDQNTHSTGLGATWDRGPRGVFDTSLNQNLRFTDAFTDSLTWTSHNWYDYPFWPKLRVGAGFSLGYDLLDPGSNMLNERLNLRVSGELGDKISFTVGGGVEFRQFLDTDAPTSVSPLANASLRYQILTRTALTASVAHDVSTSYFTDQFTQNTTLQGGVSQVLTDRWTLAANGGYRFTRYESTLFGSTTEREDDSVFAGATLGARLFPSVRASLFYTYRRNNSDRTEFSSDSHQVGLNMSWTL from the coding sequence ATGAACCCCAACCCTCGCACCTCCACCCCCCGCCTGGGCCGCTTCCTCCCCGCCGGACTCGCCGCCGCCATCCTCGGTTGGACCGGTGCCGCCGTCGCCCAGGAATCCCCAGATCTCCCCCCTCCCACCACCCCCGCCGCCCCCGCCGACGCCCAACCCTCATCCGATCCCGTCCCCGACCTTTCCCAACCCGATCCCGGCCCCACCCCCATCCTCCCCGCCGAACCCCGCCCCTGGTACCAGCCCGGTACTCCCACCCCCCCCCGCCTCGACGGGTTCGGACTTCCCCAGGATCCCGCCACGCGCCGCCCCTCCCCAACGTCCGCCTCCGGTTATCAGGATTGGACCTCCCCGCCGCCCTGGATCCCTGAAGGCACCCCCATCCCGCCCTCCTGGGCCGACCCCGATGCCTCCACCGGCCCGTTCCAGCAACCCGGCCTCGGCACCTCCAGCTTCGGCACCGCCCTCCTCCCCGCTGCCCCCCCGCCCGCCCGCAGCTTCGGCTCCACCCCTCCCATCGCCGTCGGCCCCTTCGACCTCCGCCCCAGCCTTGCCTACCGCGTGGTGTATGGCAGCGGCATCCTGTCCGGTCCCGGACGCGAAAGCGCCACCTGGCAGCACAGCATCACCCCCGGCCTGACCCTCTACGCCGGGGACCACTGGACCGTCCGCTACGCTCCCAGCATCCGCCTCTACAGCGCTGATGCCTACGACACCGCCGTCAATCACATGGTCACCCTCGATGGTTGGGCCGCCTGGCAAAACTGGCGCTTCCGCCTCAATCACGCCTCCGCCCTCACCGAGGATCCCCTCATCGAAACCGCCCGCCAGACCGACCAGAATACCCACTCCACCGGCCTCGGAGCCACCTGGGATCGCGGCCCCCGCGGCGTCTTCGACACCTCCCTCAACCAGAACCTCCGCTTCACCGACGCCTTCACCGATTCCCTCACCTGGACGTCCCACAACTGGTACGATTACCCCTTCTGGCCCAAGCTCCGCGTCGGCGCCGGTTTCAGCCTCGGTTACGATCTCCTCGATCCGGGCAGCAACATGCTCAACGAACGCCTCAACCTCCGGGTCTCCGGCGAACTCGGCGACAAGATCTCCTTCACCGTCGGCGGCGGCGTCGAGTTCCGCCAGTTCCTCGATACCGATGCCCCAACCTCCGTCTCCCCCCTCGCCAACGCCTCCCTCCGCTACCAGATCCTCACCCGGACCGCCCTCACCGCCAGCGTCGCCCATGACGTCAGCACCTCCTACTTCACTGACCAGTTCACCCAGAACACCACCCTCCAGGGCGGTGTCAGTCAGGTCCTCACCGACCGTTGGACCCTCGCCGCCAATGGCGGCTACCGCTTCACCCGCTACGAAAGCACCCTCTTCGGTTCCACCACCGAACGGGAGGACGATTCCGTCTTCGCCGGTGCCACCCTCGGGGCCCGCCTCTTCCCCAGTGTCCGGGCCTCCCTCTTTTACACCTACCGACGCAACAACTCCGACCGCACCGAGTTCTCCTCCGACAGCCACCAGGTCGGACTTAACATGAGCTGGACCCTCTAA
- a CDS encoding archaeosortase/exosortase family protein, with the protein MRTAVGRWAFFTLLVTLVLGSAWVALFQDALRDALHGYAIAIPFICAWLVWQQRRESANDIPSPNRPLAALLGAGALLAGIGGIVAERAGGIQVASTWLATQMLAWVLAVWAAAFWFLGTRVLRRHAFAVSFLVFTIPFPFLMVEAIEWGLQNSSAWAVEVVFRATHVTYFRDERMFWLPGFQFEVAQECSGIRSTTVLFVTSLLGGYLLLRKPWHRAIVALFIIPLGIARNTVRICVITLLSAHVDPRIIHSPLHHSGGPYFFALSLVPLLLLVWWLRRRELRQASPAPDAPPNPSPVTPGN; encoded by the coding sequence TTGAGAACCGCCGTCGGGCGCTGGGCGTTCTTCACCCTCCTCGTCACCCTCGTCCTCGGTTCCGCCTGGGTCGCCCTCTTCCAGGATGCCCTCCGCGACGCCCTGCACGGCTACGCCATCGCCATCCCCTTCATCTGCGCCTGGCTCGTCTGGCAGCAACGCCGGGAATCCGCCAATGACATCCCCTCCCCCAACCGGCCCCTTGCAGCCCTCCTCGGCGCCGGCGCCCTTCTCGCCGGAATCGGGGGCATCGTTGCCGAACGGGCCGGCGGTATTCAGGTCGCCTCCACCTGGCTCGCCACCCAGATGCTCGCCTGGGTCCTCGCCGTCTGGGCCGCCGCCTTCTGGTTCCTCGGCACCCGCGTCCTGCGCCGCCACGCCTTCGCCGTCAGTTTCCTCGTCTTCACCATCCCCTTCCCCTTCCTCATGGTCGAGGCCATCGAATGGGGCCTCCAGAACAGCTCCGCCTGGGCTGTCGAAGTCGTCTTCCGTGCCACTCATGTCACCTACTTCCGCGACGAACGCATGTTCTGGCTCCCCGGCTTCCAGTTCGAGGTCGCCCAGGAATGCAGCGGCATCCGCTCCACCACCGTCCTCTTCGTCACCAGCCTCCTCGGCGGTTACCTCCTCCTCCGCAAGCCCTGGCACCGCGCCATCGTCGCCCTCTTCATCATCCCGCTCGGCATCGCCCGCAATACCGTCCGCATCTGCGTCATCACCCTCCTCTCCGCCCACGTCGATCCCCGCATCATCCATTCGCCCCTCCACCACAGCGGCGGGCCCTACTTCTTCGCCCTCAGCCTCGTCCCGCTCCTCCTGCTGGTCTGGTGGCTCCGCCGCCGCGAACTCCGACAGGCCTCCCCAGCCCCGGACGCCCCTCCCAACCCATCTCCCGTAACCCCCGGGAACTGA
- a CDS encoding nucleotide sugar dehydrogenase, whose protein sequence is MNSIAIVGLGYVGLPLSLQFARAGTKVLGLDIDTSKIASLKAGQSYIHHIPNTAVSEQIQAGRFDASSDFTRVREVDAVIICVPTPLNKNREPDISYILKTGEKIALHLRRGQLVVLESTTFPGTTDEHLRAILEKGSGLRAGTDFHLAFSPEREDPGNPQSRVADIPKVIGGLTPACLDKAQALYGKAIRTLVPVSSCRAAEATKLLENIFRSVNIALVNELKVVYGAMGIDIWEVIHAAKTKPFGFMPFFPGPGLGGHCIPIDPFYLTWKAREYGQTTRFIELAGEINTAMPQLVVQQVINALNSHRKALNGSKVLVLGLAYKADVDDDRESPSYVLMDDLKSRGAEVSYFDRYVPVIKPTREHPHWAGTQCVSWDRGTVSQFDCVLISTAHQNVNYLELAAWAPLIVDTRNAMANVPTEPGQVWKA, encoded by the coding sequence ATGAACTCCATCGCCATCGTCGGTCTCGGCTACGTCGGCCTCCCCCTCTCCCTCCAGTTCGCCCGGGCCGGCACCAAGGTCCTCGGTCTGGATATCGACACCTCCAAGATCGCCTCCCTCAAGGCCGGACAATCCTACATCCATCACATCCCCAATACCGCCGTCTCCGAACAAATCCAGGCCGGCCGCTTCGATGCCTCCTCCGATTTCACCCGCGTCCGTGAAGTCGATGCCGTGATCATTTGCGTCCCCACCCCCCTCAACAAAAATCGCGAACCCGACATCTCCTACATCCTCAAAACCGGCGAGAAAATCGCCCTCCACCTCCGCCGCGGCCAGCTCGTCGTCCTCGAATCCACCACCTTCCCCGGCACCACCGACGAACACCTCCGCGCCATCCTCGAAAAGGGCTCCGGCCTCCGCGCCGGCACCGACTTCCACCTCGCTTTCTCCCCGGAACGCGAAGACCCCGGCAATCCCCAGTCCCGCGTCGCCGACATCCCCAAGGTCATCGGCGGCCTCACCCCGGCCTGCCTCGACAAGGCCCAGGCCCTCTACGGCAAGGCCATCCGCACCCTCGTCCCCGTCTCCTCCTGCCGCGCCGCCGAAGCCACCAAACTCCTCGAAAACATCTTCCGCAGCGTCAACATCGCCCTCGTCAACGAACTCAAGGTCGTTTACGGCGCCATGGGCATCGATATCTGGGAGGTCATCCACGCCGCCAAAACCAAACCCTTCGGCTTCATGCCCTTCTTCCCAGGTCCCGGCCTCGGCGGTCACTGCATCCCCATCGATCCCTTCTACCTGACCTGGAAAGCCCGCGAATACGGCCAGACCACACGCTTCATCGAGCTCGCCGGCGAAATCAACACCGCCATGCCCCAGCTCGTCGTCCAGCAGGTCATCAACGCCCTCAATTCCCACCGCAAAGCCCTCAACGGCTCCAAAGTCCTCGTCCTCGGCCTCGCCTACAAAGCCGACGTCGATGACGACCGCGAATCCCCCAGCTACGTCCTCATGGACGACCTCAAGAGCCGCGGCGCCGAAGTCTCCTACTTCGACCGCTACGTCCCCGTCATCAAACCCACCCGCGAACATCCCCACTGGGCCGGCACCCAGTGCGTCTCCTGGGACCGCGGCACCGTCAGCCAGTTCGACTGCGTCCTCATCAGCACCGCCCACCAGAACGTCAATTACCTCGAACTCGCCGCCTGGGCCCCCCTCATCGTCGATACCCGCAACGCCATGGCCAATGTCCCCACCGAACCCGGCCAGGTCTGGAAGGCCTGA
- the rfbD gene encoding dTDP-4-dehydrorhamnose reductase, which translates to MRVLLIGAKGQVGWELQRSLAPWTDLIAVDFPEIDLARPDTIRHWLDRAQPGAIINAAAYTAVDQAESDLDRATAINAIAPGLLAEEARLRGAWLVHYSTDYVFPGTTTRPYAESDPAGPVNHYGHSKLAGDLAVQAANGRHLIFRLCWVYGLRGRNFLLTLQRLAREQERLRVVHDQFGSPTWCRPIADATALALHTATNSPDPDAFSGLYHLACSSHTSWHGFAEAIVARLPESERRCLAVDPIPSAEYPTPARRPAWSVLDCTKLHRTFGLRLPPWDHTLALALER; encoded by the coding sequence ATGCGCGTCCTCCTCATCGGCGCCAAGGGTCAAGTCGGCTGGGAACTCCAACGCAGCCTCGCCCCCTGGACCGACCTGATCGCCGTGGACTTCCCGGAAATCGACCTCGCCCGGCCCGATACCATTCGCCACTGGCTCGATCGCGCCCAACCCGGCGCCATCATCAATGCCGCCGCCTACACCGCCGTGGACCAGGCCGAATCCGACCTCGACCGCGCCACCGCCATCAATGCCATCGCCCCAGGCCTCCTCGCCGAGGAAGCCCGGCTACGCGGCGCCTGGCTGGTCCATTACTCGACCGACTACGTCTTCCCCGGCACCACCACCCGCCCGTACGCCGAATCCGACCCCGCCGGCCCGGTCAATCACTACGGCCATTCCAAACTGGCCGGGGACCTCGCCGTCCAGGCCGCCAACGGACGCCACCTGATCTTCCGGCTCTGCTGGGTGTACGGACTTCGCGGTCGCAACTTCCTCCTCACCCTGCAACGCCTCGCCCGGGAACAGGAACGCCTGCGCGTCGTCCATGACCAGTTCGGCAGCCCCACCTGGTGCCGCCCCATCGCCGACGCCACCGCCCTCGCCCTCCACACCGCCACCAACAGCCCGGACCCGGACGCCTTCTCCGGCCTCTACCACCTCGCCTGTTCCAGCCACACCTCCTGGCACGGCTTCGCCGAAGCCATCGTCGCCCGCCTCCCCGAATCCGAGCGCCGCTGCCTCGCCGTCGATCCCATCCCCTCCGCCGAATACCCCACCCCCGCCCGCCGGCCCGCCTGGTCCGTCCTCGACTGCACCAAACTCCATCGCACCTTCGGCCTCCGTCTCCCCCCCTGGGACCACACCCTCGCCCTCGCCTTGGAACGGTAA
- a CDS encoding YdcF family protein, whose product MDPAPPTIPPPASPPRTRPRRRWLPPATALAVTLAVCGFAFAHWVHPFLAPHQPVHARFLVVEGWVPDYVVEAAFEEFRQGRYERIFTTGGPLERGSRLLEHGSYPAVAAATLHHLGLPTNAIVAVEAPPADRNRTYTSALSFRDYCLDHGIELSSINLVSLGTHARRSGLCFQRALGPSIQVGLIAVPNREYDPNRWWAFSEGLKSVAGELVALAYAAARLDYGR is encoded by the coding sequence ATGGACCCGGCTCCCCCGACCATCCCCCCTCCAGCCTCTCCCCCGCGGACCCGACCCCGTCGTCGCTGGCTCCCCCCGGCCACCGCCCTCGCCGTCACCCTCGCCGTCTGCGGATTCGCCTTCGCCCACTGGGTCCACCCCTTCCTCGCCCCCCATCAACCCGTCCACGCCCGCTTCCTCGTCGTCGAAGGTTGGGTCCCCGACTACGTTGTCGAAGCCGCCTTCGAGGAGTTCCGCCAGGGCCGCTACGAACGCATCTTCACCACCGGAGGCCCCCTCGAACGTGGCAGTCGCCTCCTCGAACACGGCTCCTACCCCGCCGTCGCCGCCGCCACCCTCCACCACCTCGGCCTCCCCACCAACGCCATCGTCGCCGTCGAGGCCCCGCCCGCCGACCGCAACCGCACCTACACCTCCGCCCTCAGCTTCCGCGATTACTGCCTCGACCACGGCATCGAGCTTTCCAGCATCAATCTCGTCTCCCTCGGCACCCACGCCCGCCGCAGCGGCCTATGCTTCCAGCGAGCCCTCGGCCCTTCCATCCAGGTCGGCCTGATCGCCGTCCCCAACCGCGAATACGATCCCAACCGCTGGTGGGCCTTCAGCGAAGGCCTCAAAAGCGTCGCCGGCGAACTCGTCGCCCTCGCCTACGCCGCCGCCCGCCTCGACTACGGCCGCTGA
- a CDS encoding NAD-dependent epimerase translates to MSTLVTGVAGFIGFHVAQRLLDRGDAVVGLDNLNAYYDVRLKEARLARLQDRPGFAFHRLDVADRPALDALFRSAQPRRVIHLAAQAGVRYSLENPHAYVESNLVGFVNLLEACRHHRIEHLTYASSSSVYGANAAMPFSIHHNVDHPLSLYAASKKANELMAHTYSHLFALPTTGLRFFTVYGPWGRPDMALFLFTKAILEGQPISLFNEGRMRRDFTYIDDIVEGVIRVSDRPATPNPAWNANQPDPGTSRAPYRVYNIGNHQPVELSHFVACIERALGRKAQTQLLPMQPGDVPATWADVDDLIRDVGFKPATPIEEGIDRFVAWYRSFYGV, encoded by the coding sequence GTGAGCACCCTCGTCACCGGTGTCGCCGGTTTCATCGGCTTCCACGTCGCCCAACGCCTCCTCGATCGCGGCGATGCCGTCGTCGGACTCGATAACCTCAACGCCTACTACGACGTCCGCCTCAAGGAGGCCCGCCTCGCCCGCCTCCAGGATCGCCCGGGCTTCGCCTTCCACCGCCTCGATGTCGCCGATCGCCCCGCCCTCGATGCCCTGTTCCGCTCCGCCCAACCCCGCCGCGTCATCCACCTCGCCGCCCAGGCCGGCGTCCGCTATTCCCTCGAAAACCCCCACGCCTACGTCGAAAGCAACCTCGTCGGCTTCGTCAACCTCCTCGAAGCCTGCCGTCATCACCGCATCGAGCACCTCACCTACGCCTCCTCCAGCTCGGTGTACGGCGCCAACGCCGCCATGCCCTTCTCCATCCACCATAACGTGGACCATCCCCTCAGCCTCTACGCCGCCTCAAAAAAGGCCAACGAGCTGATGGCCCATACCTACAGCCACCTCTTCGCCCTCCCCACCACCGGCCTCCGCTTCTTCACCGTCTATGGCCCCTGGGGCCGCCCCGACATGGCCCTCTTCCTCTTTACCAAGGCCATCCTCGAAGGTCAGCCCATCTCCCTCTTCAACGAAGGCCGCATGCGCCGCGATTTCACCTACATCGACGATATCGTCGAGGGCGTCATCCGCGTCTCCGACCGCCCGGCCACCCCAAACCCGGCCTGGAACGCCAACCAGCCCGACCCGGGCACCAGCCGCGCCCCCTACCGCGTGTACAACATCGGCAATCATCAGCCCGTCGAACTCAGCCACTTCGTCGCCTGCATCGAACGCGCCCTCGGCCGCAAAGCCCAAACCCAACTCCTCCCCATGCAGCCCGGCGATGTCCCCGCCACCTGGGCCGACGTCGATGACCTCATCCGCGATGTCGGCTTCAAGCCCGCCACTCCCATCGAGGAAGGCATCGACCGCTTCGTCGCCTGGTACCGATCCTTCTACGGGGTCTAG
- a CDS encoding tetratricopeptide repeat protein → MKSPLPLLPFALLALAATLAGCSDRQRLERHLNAADQHFQKREFERAKLEYMNVVRLDRTNALAYLRLGKILFEQAQPQQAYPLLAWARRSFPEDLEVRSHLVAILTPPPQITNRTRFLSEVQDLLALSPTNETAVLALAQAAWSPPDIAHAEQTLADLRTRAGNHPLFAVAQAELERRRGDAEASEALLRQALQSDPQSPVAQLAYGNFLVLNRRGAEAEPHFRTAKDLTPPYAPAWERWARYLLAAGRTEEARSVLAEINAKAPERVHALILSAQVAIGDRRFEDAERALARALGQSPVDLTGLRVLAQLRLAQQRPDQAIRELEKVVAAAPNSEQAHYQMALAHLANRDPQRAAAALERALQIRPNFTAATLLLADLDISRGNSQAALTALRDSVRRNPDYEPAHLQLVRALRSANRLDDAETAARAARDRFPQNPRLALEHGLILRAQAKPEPARQAFEQALRLNPDDLASVEQLVQLDALAGDFPRALARVQERIDLNPNQVLMWLVKAEVHLAQGQAPLAESTLRRALQIDPDNELAFMSLARLYIQTGRQPEAASELEQLLRRDPNHIQALTMKGMLATERGDFPAARDAYQRVLDQRPNSVVALNNSAFLLAEHFNDLEGGYQLALRARDLAREDPLIADTLGWIEYRRGRYPDALRLLTEAAARAPDLPEIQYHLGMAHYMMGQEEPARVALRKAADAPAPFPGQEIARQHLALLDWDPARVDASTIAALIQRRQEAPRDLLTLSRLASAYQTVGDLPKAAEAVQAALAVNPQSVPLLTQAIRILSRHNDPAAALELARRARGIAPADPEVAHLLGRLEFLQGDQPRAFALLQESANRLPGRPDILHDLAWANFSQGRLDDAARSMQSAAAASPPDPARQASATTFLAVLNLARNPDALTQAADPQIQQALQQDAAHGPALFAQALRAAQQGRFDEARTTHERLLRRFPAFSPSMREMAILHAQPPSDDAKAFEWGVRAREAFPRDDTLAAALGKVVARRGDHRYAVQLLSQAAPTHPQDAELFYHLGLAHLGLRDTPQARAALERALTLSPSAPFANDARQRLAALPPQ, encoded by the coding sequence GTGAAATCCCCCCTTCCCCTCCTCCCCTTCGCCCTGCTCGCCCTCGCCGCCACCCTCGCCGGTTGCTCCGATCGCCAGCGCCTCGAACGCCACCTCAATGCCGCCGATCAGCACTTCCAAAAACGCGAGTTCGAACGCGCCAAGCTCGAGTACATGAACGTCGTCCGACTCGATCGCACCAATGCCCTCGCTTACCTACGTCTCGGCAAAATCCTCTTCGAACAGGCCCAACCCCAGCAGGCCTACCCCCTCCTCGCCTGGGCCAGACGCTCCTTCCCCGAGGACCTCGAGGTCCGCTCCCACCTAGTCGCCATCCTCACCCCCCCGCCCCAGATCACCAACCGCACCCGCTTCCTCTCCGAAGTCCAGGACCTCCTCGCCCTCAGCCCCACCAACGAAACCGCCGTCCTCGCCCTCGCCCAGGCAGCCTGGTCCCCACCCGATATCGCCCACGCCGAGCAAACGCTCGCCGATCTCCGCACCCGCGCCGGGAATCACCCCCTCTTCGCCGTCGCCCAGGCCGAACTCGAACGCCGACGCGGCGATGCCGAGGCCAGCGAAGCCCTCCTCCGCCAGGCCCTCCAATCCGATCCCCAATCCCCCGTCGCCCAGCTCGCCTACGGCAATTTCCTCGTCCTTAACCGCCGCGGCGCCGAGGCCGAACCCCACTTCCGCACCGCCAAGGACCTGACACCCCCGTATGCCCCAGCCTGGGAACGCTGGGCCCGTTACCTCCTCGCCGCCGGTCGTACCGAGGAAGCCAGGTCCGTCCTCGCCGAAATCAACGCCAAAGCCCCCGAACGCGTCCATGCCCTCATCCTCAGCGCCCAGGTCGCCATCGGCGACCGCCGCTTCGAGGACGCCGAACGCGCCCTCGCCCGCGCCCTCGGCCAATCCCCCGTGGATCTCACCGGCCTCCGGGTCCTCGCCCAGCTCCGCCTCGCCCAGCAACGCCCCGATCAGGCCATCCGCGAACTCGAAAAGGTCGTCGCCGCCGCCCCCAATTCCGAACAGGCCCACTACCAGATGGCCCTCGCTCACCTCGCCAATCGCGACCCCCAACGCGCCGCCGCCGCCCTCGAACGGGCCCTCCAGATCCGACCCAACTTCACCGCCGCCACCCTCCTCCTCGCCGATCTCGATATCAGTCGCGGCAATAGCCAGGCCGCCCTCACCGCCCTCCGCGACAGCGTCCGCCGTAACCCCGATTACGAACCCGCCCACCTCCAGCTCGTCCGTGCCCTCCGTTCCGCCAATCGCCTCGACGACGCCGAAACCGCCGCCCGCGCCGCCCGCGATCGCTTTCCCCAAAACCCCCGCCTCGCCCTCGAACACGGCCTCATCCTTCGCGCCCAGGCCAAACCCGAACCCGCCCGACAGGCCTTCGAACAGGCCCTCCGCCTCAACCCCGACGACCTCGCCTCCGTCGAGCAGCTCGTCCAGCTCGATGCCCTCGCCGGCGATTTCCCCCGCGCCCTCGCCCGCGTCCAGGAACGGATCGATCTCAATCCCAACCAGGTCCTCATGTGGCTCGTCAAAGCCGAAGTCCACCTCGCCCAGGGCCAGGCCCCCCTCGCCGAATCCACCCTCCGCCGTGCCCTCCAGATCGATCCCGATAACGAACTGGCCTTCATGTCCCTCGCCCGCCTCTACATCCAGACCGGGCGCCAGCCGGAGGCCGCCTCCGAACTCGAACAACTCCTGCGCCGCGATCCCAATCATATCCAGGCCCTCACCATGAAGGGTATGCTCGCCACCGAACGTGGCGATTTCCCCGCCGCCCGGGACGCCTACCAGCGCGTCCTCGATCAACGCCCCAACTCCGTCGTCGCCCTCAACAATTCGGCCTTCCTCCTCGCCGAACACTTCAACGACCTCGAAGGCGGTTACCAACTCGCCCTCCGCGCCCGCGATCTTGCCCGCGAAGACCCCCTCATCGCCGATACCCTCGGCTGGATCGAGTACCGCCGCGGCCGTTACCCCGATGCCCTTCGACTCCTCACCGAAGCCGCCGCCCGTGCCCCCGATCTCCCCGAAATCCAGTACCACCTCGGCATGGCCCACTACATGATGGGACAGGAGGAACCCGCCCGGGTCGCCCTCCGTAAAGCCGCCGACGCCCCCGCCCCCTTCCCGGGCCAGGAAATCGCCCGCCAACACCTCGCCCTCCTCGATTGGGACCCCGCCCGCGTTGACGCCTCAACCATCGCCGCCCTCATCCAACGCCGTCAGGAGGCCCCCCGGGACCTCCTGACCCTCTCCCGACTCGCCAGCGCCTACCAGACCGTCGGTGACCTCCCCAAAGCCGCCGAAGCCGTTCAGGCCGCCCTCGCCGTCAATCCCCAGTCCGTCCCCCTCCTCACCCAGGCCATCCGCATCCTCTCCCGCCATAACGATCCCGCCGCCGCCCTCGAACTCGCCCGCCGTGCCCGCGGAATCGCCCCGGCCGACCCCGAAGTCGCCCACCTCCTCGGCCGCCTCGAATTCCTCCAGGGCGATCAACCCCGCGCCTTCGCCCTCCTCCAGGAAAGCGCCAATCGCCTCCCCGGCCGCCCCGATATCCTCCACGACCTCGCCTGGGCCAACTTCAGCCAGGGCCGCCTCGACGACGCCGCCCGCTCCATGCAATCCGCTGCCGCAGCCTCCCCCCCGGATCCTGCCCGCCAGGCCTCCGCCACCACCTTCCTCGCCGTGCTCAACCTGGCCCGCAACCCCGATGCCCTGACCCAGGCCGCCGATCCCCAAATCCAACAGGCCCTCCAACAGGACGCCGCCCACGGCCCCGCCCTCTTCGCCCAAGCCCTCCGAGCCGCCCAGCAAGGTCGCTTCGACGAGGCCCGCACAACCCACGAACGTCTCCTCCGCCGCTTCCCCGCCTTCTCCCCCTCCATGCGCGAAATGGCCATCCTCCACGCCCAACCGCCCTCCGATGACGCCAAAGCCTTCGAATGGGGTGTCCGGGCCCGCGAGGCCTTCCCCCGCGACGACACCCTCGCCGCCGCCCTCGGCAAGGTCGTCGCCCGCCGCGGAGATCATCGCTACGCGGTTCAACTCCTCTCCCAGGCCGCCCCCACCCACCCCCAGGATGCCGAACTCTTCTACCACCTCGGCCTCGCCCACCTCGGTCTCCGCGATACCCCCCAGGCCCGCGCCGCCCTCGAACGCGCCCTCACCCTCTCCCCCTCCGCCCCCTTCGCCAACGATGCCCGTCAGCGCCTCGCCGCCCTGCCACCGCAGTAA